In Magnolia sinica isolate HGM2019 chromosome 12, MsV1, whole genome shotgun sequence, a single genomic region encodes these proteins:
- the LOC131220042 gene encoding putative receptor-like protein kinase At3g47110 produces MDDSIHQTISRRRMELGLVPQRGFWSLLLAFLLPCMNCIGIDSPTLGNETDRLALIAFKDQISDDPFQVFNSWNDSLHFCNWEGITCSRRHPQRVTSLNLGSHRLVGLISPHVANLTFLRSYNLSSNSFHGKIPREMGRLFRLRDLNLSYNMLQGGIPDNLSNCSELKSILLNKNELLGRIPVELSSLSKLVSLNLGRNNLTGNIPPPLGNLSSLVTLYLYYNGVEGSIPEELGRLVKLQNLDIYSNKLSGLIPPSLYNLSSIVVFCVTFNRLHGKVPANLGLTLPNLKYLHLSENAFTGPIPVSLPNASRLAVISFANNNFGGPVPGNLGRLQDLYILFGLGNHLGGGEGDHDLSFRTSLTNCSHLKVVHLRFNRLRGELPATIVSLPT; encoded by the coding sequence ATGGACGATTCAATTCATCAGACCATCTCAAGAAGAAGAATGGAGCTTGGACTTGTACCTCAAAGGGGATTTTGGTCATTACTCCTTGCCTTCCTTCTCCCATGCATGAACTGCATAGGAATTGATTCCCCCACCTTGGGAAATGAGACAGATCGACTGGCCTTGATCGCATTCAAGGATCAGATATCCGACGATCCTTTCCAGGTCTTCAACTCGTGGAACGATTCCCTCCATTTCTGCAACTGGGAAGGAATCACATGCAGTCGACGGCATCCTCAAAGGGTCACTTCCTTGAATCTTGGGTCCCACAGATTGGTGGGGCTCATATCACCTCACGTAGCAAACCTCACCTTCCTGAGAAGTTACAACCTCTCGAGCAACAGCTTCCATGGAAAAATCCCACGAGAAATGGGCAGGCTCTTCCGGCTTCGAGATCTTAATCTGAGTTATAATATGCTGCAAGGAGGAATCCCCGACAATCTATCCAACTGCTCGGAActcaaatccatccttttaaataAAAATGAGCTCCTGGGGAGAATTCCGGTCGAGCTTAGCTCACTGTCAAAGCTCGTGTCATTGAATCTTGGCCGTAACAATCTCACTGGCAACATCCCACCGCCACTCGGGAACCTCTCGTCTCTTGTTACTCTCTATCTATATTATAATGGTGTGGAAGGAAGCATCCCAGAGGAGCTAGGACGGCTAGTGAAGTTACAAAATCTTGATATATATTCAAATAAACTGTCTGGTCTCATCCCACCATCGCTTTACAACCTTTCATCCATCGTTGTTTTCTGTGTGACATTTAACCGACTTCATGGAAAGGTTCCAGCCAATCTAGGTCTCACCCTTCCTAATCTCAAATATCTTCACCTTTCAGAAAATGCATTTACGGGGCCAATACCAGTTTCATTACCCAATGCTTCAAGACTTGCTGTTATTAGTTTTGCTAATAATAATTTTGGCGGACCCGTTCCTGGAAATTTGGGAAGATTGCAGGATCTCTATATCCTATTTGGACTTGGTAATCATCTTGGAGGTGGAGAAGGAGATCATGACTTGAGTTTCCGCACATCTTTGACCAATTGCAGTCATTTGAAAGTAGTACATCTCCGTTTCAATAGACTAAGAGGAGAACTTCCTGCCACCATTGTCTCTCTACCCACCTAA
- the LOC131221343 gene encoding receptor kinase-like protein Xa21 yields the protein MCAHVGDFGLARFLSNAATNTSQDQTSSAGIKGSVGYVPPEYGMGGMASAHGDVYSYGILLLEMFTGKRPTNDMFKDSLSLHEFAKMALPDQVMRIVDPRLLLEVRALNNIQQCNSPLSKMQECLVSIVEIGVTCSVESPNKRMKIRDIVMEMHAIRDLYLGAGIYQDSHN from the exons ATGTGCGCCCACGTGGGCGATTTTGGATTAGCAAGGTTCCTTTCTAATGCTGCCACTAATACCTCTCAAGATCAAACCAGCTCAGCTGGAATCAAGGGATCTGTTGGCTATGTTCCTCCAG AGTATGGAATGGGTGGAATGGCATCTGCACATGGTGATGTCTACAGTTATGGGATCCTTCTTTTGGAAATGTTCACAGGAAAGAGACCAACTAATGACATGTTTAAAGATAGTCTGAGCCTTCATGAATTTGCTAAAATGGCTTTGCCTGATCAAGTGATGAGGATTGTAGACCCACGTCTGCTCTTAGAAGTTCGAGCTCTGAACAACATACAACAATGCAACTCTCCCTTGAGTAAAATGCAAGAGTGCTTGGTTTCTATAGTTGAAATTGGTGTCACATGTTCTGTAGAATCTCCAAACAAAAGAATGAAGATAAGAGATATTGTCATGGAAATGCACGCAATCAGGGATTTATATCTTGGGGCTGGAATCTACCAAGACAGCCACAATTGA